Proteins encoded within one genomic window of Raineyella fluvialis:
- a CDS encoding PIG-L deacetylase family protein, protein MARTFAVVVAHPDDDALTWAGTVAKHALDSDFRFILVQATDGEAGDIRDGFPASRETLGAVRRAECAAAWRAVGRPPDRLEWLGFPDGRVAEVPQAELADRIARVLEEETPDVVATFGPDGITGHPDHIAIGAATDLAFARLAGNGTPGFKRLLHHVLPLSVFNRWQRRRRAVDLPVFDPTRMYHWRGVPDDEVGLVVDCRAVRDRVASGILEHRSQLHVLVDQPVDIFGVQRTMGREWATVVWPPPLPPRRLLADVFDGL, encoded by the coding sequence ATGGCCCGCACGTTCGCGGTGGTGGTGGCCCACCCGGATGACGACGCCCTGACCTGGGCGGGGACGGTGGCGAAGCACGCCCTCGACAGCGACTTCCGGTTCATCCTCGTCCAGGCCACCGACGGGGAGGCCGGCGACATCAGGGACGGTTTCCCCGCCAGTCGGGAGACGTTGGGGGCCGTACGGCGCGCTGAGTGCGCCGCCGCCTGGCGCGCCGTCGGGCGTCCACCCGACCGCCTGGAGTGGCTCGGCTTCCCCGACGGCCGGGTGGCGGAGGTCCCGCAGGCGGAGCTGGCCGACCGGATCGCACGGGTCCTTGAGGAGGAGACGCCGGACGTGGTCGCCACGTTCGGTCCCGACGGCATCACCGGTCACCCGGATCACATCGCCATCGGTGCGGCCACCGATCTCGCGTTCGCGCGGTTGGCGGGCAACGGCACCCCCGGCTTCAAACGACTGCTGCACCACGTCCTGCCGTTGTCGGTCTTCAACCGCTGGCAGCGGCGACGACGGGCGGTGGACCTGCCGGTCTTCGACCCCACCCGGATGTACCACTGGCGGGGCGTCCCCGACGACGAGGTCGGGCTGGTCGTCGATTGCCGCGCGGTCCGTGATCGGGTCGCCAGTGGGATCCTCGAGCACCGCAGCCAACTCCACGTCCTCGTCGACCAGCCGGTCGACATCTTCGGTGTGCAGCGGACCATGGGGCGTGAGTGGGCGACCGTGGTGTGGCCGCCGCCGCTGCCGCCGCGGCGACTGCTCGCCGATGTCTTCGACGGGCTCTGA